One genomic window of Hemitrygon akajei chromosome 1, sHemAka1.3, whole genome shotgun sequence includes the following:
- the LOC140731755 gene encoding uncharacterized protein — MAQQRVQTRERPFTCSDCGKGFTCSSKLTVHQRVHTGERPFTCSDCGKGFTQSSTLMAHQRVHTGERPFTCSDCGKGFTQSSYLMAHQRVHTRERPFDCSDCGKGFTCSYELKVHQRVHTEERPFTCSVCGKGFTLSSQLLRHQSVHTGEWSFTCAECGKGFTRSSQLLGHQSVHTGERPFTCSVCGKGFTQSSYLLTHQSVHTGIWPFTCSDCGKGFTSSSKLKVHQRLHTGERPFTCSICGKGFTQSCQLKVHQRVHTGERPFTCSDCGKGFTLSSQLKVHQRVHTGERPFTCSDCGKGFTRSSHLQAHQSVHSRERPFTCSDCGKGFTLSSELKVHQSSHWGEDMHLLRLWEGIHTVS, encoded by the coding sequence atggctcagcAGCGAGTTCAAaccagggagcggccgttcacttgctcggactgtgggaagggattcacttgctcatctaagctgacagtacatcagagagttcacactggagagaggccattcacctgctcagactgtgggaagggattcactcagtcatccaccctcatggctcaccagcgagttcatactggggagaggccattcacttgctcagactgcggcaagggattcactcagtcatcttacctgatggctcaccagcgagttcacaccagggagagaCCGTTCgactgctcggactgtgggaagggattcacttgctcatacgaactgaaggtacatcagcgagttcacacagaagagaggccgttcacctgctcagtctgtgggaagggattcactttatcatctcagctactgagacaccagtcagttcacaccggggagtggTCTTTCACCTgcgcagaatgtgggaagggattcactcgttcATCTCAGCTATTaggacaccagtcagttcatactggggagaggccgttcacctgctcagtttgtgggaagggatttactcagtcatcttacctactgacacaccagtcagttcacactgggatatggccattcacctgctcagactgtgggaagggattcacttcgtcatctaaactgaaggtacatcagcgacttcacactggagagagaccattcacctgctcaatctgtgggaagggattcactcaatcgtgtcaactgaaggtacatcagagagttcacacaggggagagaccgttcacctgctcagactgtgggaagggattcactttatcatctcaattgaaggtacatcagagagttcacactggggagaggccgttcacctgctcagactgcgggaagggattcactcggtcatctcacctacaagcacaccaatcagttcacagtagggagagaccgttcacctgctcagactgtgggaagggattcactttgtcatctgaactgaaggtacatcagagttcacactggggagaggacatgcacctgctcagactgtgggaagggattcacacagttagctaG